In Aegilops tauschii subsp. strangulata cultivar AL8/78 chromosome 3, Aet v6.0, whole genome shotgun sequence, one genomic interval encodes:
- the LOC141042803 gene encoding uncharacterized protein has protein sequence MLVFLCETRQKEEKMKRIRAKLGLKGFCGVDSNGLSGGLALYWREECVVDILNKDDRFIDVAIRVREGAPEWRATFVYGEPRVENRHLMWTRLRDMKTANNLPWLVIGDFNEAMWDFEHFSVTPRAEAQMVAFRDTLEVCELVDLGFTGLPFTYDNRRGRSANVKVRLDRAVATNDWRNLFAFAAVEHIPSPCSDHLVGFLKGEPDSGPARVTCRRYEVFWERDSALPKVVEEAWTAVGEIHNLAQLREALSKTMTALGSWSRKFGNVTRELARSRSQLEELMHMNADREEIRSVMDKMNELLYQEEMLWMQRSRISWLKEGDRNTKYFQSKAVWRARKNKIRELTDSIGTVHTEFATMSNIANEYFHNIFAVNTSSNASEVVSLFE, from the coding sequence ATGCTGGTGTTTTTGTGTGAAACAAGACaaaaggaggagaagatgaaaAGGATCCGCGCAAAACTTGGTCTGAAGGGTTTTTGTGGAGTGGATAGCAATGGTCTAAGTGGTGGTTTGGCACTATATTGGAGAGAGGAATGTGTGGTGGATATTCTCAACAAGGATGACAGGTTCATTGATGTAGCTATTAGGGTTCGGGAAGGAGCGCCGGAGTGGAGAGCTACCTTTGTATATGGAGAACCGCGGGTGGAAAATAGACACCTAATGTGGACTAGGTTACGGGATATGAAAACTGCTAATAATTTGCCCTGGCTAGTTATCGGTGACTTTAACGAAGCTATGTGGGACTTTGAGCATTTTTCGGTCACGCCAAGGGCGGAAGCACAGATGGTAGCGTTCAGGGATACGCTGGAGGTATGTGAATTAGTAGATCTTGGGTTCACCGGCCTTCCCTTCACATACGATAACAGAAGAGGGAGGTCGGCAAATGTCAAGGTGAGACTTGACCGAGCAGTGGCTACAAATGACTGGCGAAATTTATTCGCTTTTGCTGCAGTTGAGCATATACCGTCCCCGTGTTCTGATCACCTTGTGGGCTTCCTTAAAGGGGAACCGGACTCGGGACCGGCGAGAGTAACATGCCGCAGGTACGAGGTATTTTGGGAGAGAGATTCGGCGTTGCCAAAAGTGGTGGAAGAAGCATGGACAGCAGTAGGGGAGATTCATAACCTTGCGCAGTTGAGGGAGGCCCTGTCAAAAACAATGACTGCGCTAGGTTCATGGAGCAGGAAATTTGGCAATGTAACTAGAGAACTTGCGAGGTCTAGAAGCCAACTAGAGGAGCTTATGCACATGAATGCGGACAGGGAAGAAATAAGGAGTGTCATGGATAAAATGAATGAGCTGTTGTATCAGGAAGAGATGTTGTGGATGCAGAGATCGAGGATATCCTGGCTGAAGGAAGGAGATCGAAACACCAAGTACTTTCAAAGCAAAGCAGTTTGGAGAGCGAGAAAGAATAAGATCAGGGAGTTGACGGACAGCATTGGAACCGTTCATACTGAGTTTGCAACGATGAGCAATATCGCAAATGAGTATTTCCATAATATATTTGCTGTAAATACTTCCTCCAATGCATCTGAAGTAGTAAGTTTGTTTGAATGA
- the LOC109783287 gene encoding late embryogenesis abundant protein Lea5, with protein MALALSGSAAARALAQRLAPATARGYAAAASSGAMRRGAAAAADGKAAREAEKVAADASWVPDPVTGYYRPANRAAGADPADLRAAHLGQTYARA; from the coding sequence ATGGCCCTCGCTCTCTCCGGCTCCGCTGCTGCCCGCGCGCTCGCCCAGCGGCTGGCCCCGGCCACCGCCAGGGGCTACGCGGCGGCGGCCTCCTCCGGGGCGATGAGGCGCGGCGCCGCGGCGGCCGCGGACGGGAAGGCGGCCAGGGAGGCCGAGAAGGTCGCGGCCGACGCCTCGTGGGTGCCCGACCCCGTCACCGGCTACTACCGCCCCGCCAACCGCGCCGCCGGCGCCGACCCCGCCGACCTCCGCGCCGCGCACCTCGGACAGACCTACGCACGGGCCTAA